The following coding sequences lie in one Crassostrea angulata isolate pt1a10 chromosome 10, ASM2561291v2, whole genome shotgun sequence genomic window:
- the LOC128165646 gene encoding uncharacterized protein LOC128165646 has product MASSGNVGNRSVVWNPDKRTAPQPPQSGTTSTGSTTGSSSIGNSSGGGRADTTHGNLQRNHQRSEYQSSFVDNRSWVHNSHNLHNCINMEQNNEESDSRVSARGNSNLHESVGQTSGTPSQSNVTVEGSASLAQPREVVGELNLGSDPTVRTDISQESANNENMAPRHPIQTQDVDIGVTSGRQPEMRHEPLPDLLHSHVIPSQSSNPSWQGGGHSHPSGQDPRGYTHHPHHHRHHSRHHHRSGHRSHHSRRRHRSRSSSATEPEPCKEGCLSCLAATTSFRWILVILSLLGVCCVVTGIVLAALHATGNSFLFLAIMFIGLGVLLVVVVAVGWKCTPRGHEPLHALFGLGDFRHQERRSRSRRHGRSSRAREQQWYGGVMYPEFQYRRPPPSYNASMQDFQHQLALAQSQREQFHATEELPAEDYSLPSSPPPSYRSRASTVRTGIQITFPPTQGENSRPPTYRSHASTQGHTAHQRPSLPEDYLQQGSDVAFTGHYTGNSQQHSRNSSAGNFRIHSRNNSSTDRNVVSTVVEPQGGGSVAVSVSVVSSSSQDQLLDSAVEQTLQTLDAVTGADNPAQETTEDIYPMFTPL; this is encoded by the exons ATGGCGAGCAGTGGTAATGTCGGAAACAGGTCTGTAGTGTGGAACCCTGATAAAAGGACTGCACCTCAGCCTCCGCAAAGTGGCACTACCTCTACAGGATCCACAACAGGCAGTTCCTCTATAGGAAATAGCAGTGGTGGTGGGAGAGCAGATACCACACACGGAAATCTACAGAGGAACCACCAACGGTCAGAGTACCAGTCAAGTTTTGTTGACAATCGCAGTTGGGTGCATAATAGTCATAATTTGCATAACTGTATAAACATGGAACAAAACAATGAAGAAAGTGACAGTCGTGTCTCAGCCAGAGGCAATTCTAATTTACATGAATCAGTAGGACAAACTAGTGGCACCCCCAGCCAATCAAACGTCACAGTGGAAGGCAGTGCTTCCTTGGCACAACCAAGAGAAGTTGTAGGGGAACTGAACCTAGGCTCTGACCCCACAGTGCGCACAGATATATCACAGGAGTCAGCCAACAATGAAAACATGGCCCCGAGACATCCGATACAAACTCAGGATGTAGACATCGGAGTCACCTCTGGACGGCAGCCGGAGATGCGTCACGAACCTCTACCTGATCTTCTGCACTCTCATGTCATTCCCTCACAAAGTTCCAACCCCTCCTGGCAGGGTGGGGGGCATTCCCACCCTAGTGGTCAGGACCCCAGGGGTTACACCCACCATCCCCACCACCACCGCCATCATTCTAGACACCACCACAGATCTGGACATCGCTCTCATCACAGTCGCCGGCGGCACCGATCGCGGAGTTCGTCTGCCACAGAACCTGAACCCTGCAAGGAAGGATGCCTGTCTTGTCTGGCTGCCACCACATCATTCCGATGGATTCTTGTGATTCTGTCTTTGTTGGGAGTGTGTTGTGTGGTGACTGGGATTGTGTTAGCGGCCCTACACGCCACTGGAAACAGTTTCCTTTTCCTTGCCATTATGTTTATAG GTCTTGGCGTCTTATTGGTTGTGGTCGTAGCTGTGGGATGGAAATGTACCCCTCGGGGTCATGAACCCCTGCACGCTCTGTTTGGCCTTGGAGATTTCAGGCACCAAGAACGAAGGTCAAGGTCACGACGCCATGGTCGATCTTCCAGGGCGAGAGAGCAGCAGTGGTATGGAG GAGTTATGTACCCTGAGTTCCAGTACCGACGACCTCCTCCCTCCTACAACGCCTCGATGCAGGACTTCCAGCATCAGCTGGCCTTGGCCCAGAGTCAGCGAGAACAATTCCACGCCACTGAGGAACTCCCAGCTGAGGACTACAGCCTCCCCAGCTCCCCGCCCCCCTCCTACCGGTCAAGAGCCAGCACTGTCAGGACAGGGATACAGATCACATTTCCCCCCACCCAAGGGGAGAATTCTCGACCTCCAACCTATAGGTCACATGCCAGCACTCAAGGTCACACAGCTCATCAGAGACCATCCTTACCAGAAGATTATTTGCAGCAAGGAAGTGACGTGGCATTCACTGGACATTATACTGGTAATTCGCAGCAGCACTCCCGTAATAGTAGTGCTGGGAATTTCCGAATACATTCCCGGAATAACAGTTCAACAGACAGGAATGTGGTTTCCACAGTAGTGGAGCCGCAGGGAGGTGGTTCAGTGGCAGTCAGTGTTAGTGTAGTGTCAAGTTCATCTCAGGATCAACTTTTGGACAGTGCTGTAGAACAGACACTTCAGACATTGGATGCAGTGACAGGGGCAGATAACCCCGCCCAAGAAACGACCGAGGACATTTATCCAATGTTTACCCCCTTATAA